ACGATGGATGTCGCTAATGGTCGCCTGGGTCTGCGAACCGCCCGTGGCGCAACCCGACACCGCAACCGCGAACAAGACCGCTCCCAAGGGAAAAACACAGGTCCGTATCATGGCGTTCGTTCCTAGCGCGCTTGCGCCCGGTTGAATTCCGCCCGGCGATTGTACCGCCACGCAGACTCATCGTGGCCGTCGACAGCCGGGAATTCTTCGCCGAAACTGATCGTGATCAAACGGTCGCCGGAAACGCCGAGTTGAATCAGGTGCTCGCGCACAGCCAGCGCGCGCCGTTCGCCCAGCGCCAGGTTATACTCCTGCGTGCCGCGCTCGTCGCAGTGGCCCGCGACCTGAATGATCACGCCCGGCACCTGCTTGATCTTTTCCGCGTTCTCGCGCAGGGTGGCCAGTGCATCAGCGCGCAGCGCCGAACTGTCATAGTCGAAGTAGATCGGCTTCAGGCCCTTGTCGGGACTGAACAGCAGGGCTTCCTGGTCGAGACCCGGCTGGCCTTCGCCCGTGGTCGATTCCA
The sequence above is drawn from the Candidatus Hydrogenedentota bacterium genome and encodes:
- a CDS encoding OmpA family protein yields the protein MSKYYRMTYVVCAVGLVLALTATSGCKRKQPVIEPDMGAGSTGMESTTGEGQPGLDQEALLFSPDKGLKPIYFDYDSSALRADALATLRENAEKIKQVPGVIIQVAGHCDERGTQEYNLALGERRALAVREHLIQLGVSGDRLITISFGEEFPAVDGHDESAWRYNRRAEFNRAQAR